A single region of the Nocardioides sp. W7 genome encodes:
- the lysS gene encoding lysine--tRNA ligase, whose translation MARGSNQGEPTDWVTRAADDAVRHAREGGDDRVITCASGASPSGPIHLGNLREFLTPHLVAEEIRRRGIPVRHLHSWDDFDRFRKVPAGVDPSWSEHIGRPLSAVPDPWACHESWAEHFKAPLREALAELGVEMLEISQTEQYRAGAYTEQVLHAIRHRDTIEDVLAKHRTKKAEPVAETEQEAEALADSVAGLDDTDESTGSGSLARFPYRPYCRDCGRDTVEVTAYDDDTTDLSYTCSSCSFTGVTNVATQHEGKLVWKVDWPMRWAYEGVDFEPGGLDHSTPGSSYTVGKELVKRVFDFRAPSYVAYAFVGFAGMQKMSSSAGGVPTAADALQILEAPILRWLYARRQPKQAFDIDFGAEVVRLYDEWDALGRKAANPDKRDAQVLAFERASSTAAAGVLPTPRVVVPFRLLSSVADVTAGSTEQVSRIVGEVGHPHDSVDDLQPRLGKAATWVTEFVPDSERTTVRTSPDVERLAALDEDESRWLDQLLDRLPDSPGPDELTTLIYGVPKLARGLDLDDAPTDEVKDDQKRFFKLLYNLLVAADRGPRLPTLFLALGSERVRGLLRPAAA comes from the coding sequence ATGGCACGAGGCAGCAACCAGGGCGAGCCCACGGACTGGGTGACCCGCGCCGCCGACGACGCCGTCCGGCACGCACGGGAAGGCGGCGACGACCGGGTCATCACCTGCGCCTCCGGCGCCAGCCCGTCGGGGCCGATCCACCTCGGCAACCTGCGCGAGTTCCTGACCCCGCACCTGGTCGCCGAGGAGATCCGCCGCCGCGGGATCCCGGTGCGCCACCTGCACAGCTGGGACGACTTCGACCGGTTCCGCAAGGTGCCGGCGGGCGTCGACCCGTCGTGGAGCGAGCACATCGGCCGGCCGCTCTCCGCCGTGCCTGACCCGTGGGCCTGCCACGAGTCCTGGGCCGAGCACTTCAAGGCGCCGCTGCGCGAGGCGCTCGCCGAGCTCGGCGTGGAGATGCTCGAGATCTCCCAGACCGAGCAGTACCGCGCGGGCGCCTACACCGAGCAGGTCCTGCACGCGATCCGGCACCGCGACACCATCGAGGACGTGCTCGCCAAGCACCGCACCAAGAAGGCCGAGCCGGTCGCGGAGACCGAGCAGGAGGCCGAGGCGCTCGCCGACTCGGTCGCCGGCCTCGACGACACCGACGAGAGCACCGGCAGCGGGTCGCTGGCCCGGTTCCCCTACAGGCCGTACTGCCGCGACTGCGGCCGGGACACCGTCGAGGTCACGGCGTACGACGACGACACCACCGACCTGTCCTACACCTGCTCCTCGTGCTCGTTCACGGGCGTCACCAACGTCGCGACCCAGCACGAGGGCAAGCTCGTGTGGAAGGTCGACTGGCCGATGCGCTGGGCCTACGAGGGCGTCGACTTCGAGCCCGGCGGGCTCGACCACTCGACGCCCGGCTCGTCGTACACCGTCGGCAAGGAGCTGGTGAAGCGGGTCTTCGACTTCCGCGCGCCGTCGTACGTCGCCTACGCGTTCGTGGGCTTCGCCGGCATGCAGAAGATGTCGTCGTCGGCCGGTGGCGTGCCGACCGCGGCCGACGCGCTGCAGATCCTCGAGGCGCCGATCCTGCGCTGGCTCTACGCGCGCCGCCAGCCCAAGCAGGCCTTCGACATCGACTTCGGCGCCGAGGTCGTGCGGCTGTACGACGAGTGGGACGCGCTGGGCCGCAAGGCCGCGAACCCGGACAAGCGGGACGCGCAGGTGCTCGCCTTCGAGCGCGCCTCCTCGACCGCGGCCGCCGGAGTCCTGCCGACGCCCCGCGTCGTGGTTCCCTTCCGACTGCTGTCGTCGGTGGCCGACGTGACCGCCGGCAGCACCGAGCAGGTCAGCCGGATCGTCGGCGAGGTCGGGCACCCACACGACTCGGTCGACGACCTGCAGCCGCGGCTGGGCAAGGCGGCGACCTGGGTGACGGAGTTCGTGCCCGACTCCGAGCGCACGACGGTCCGCACGTCGCCCGACGTCGAGCGTCTCGCCGCGCTCGACGAGGACGAGTCGCGCTGGCTGGACCAGCTGCTCGACCGGCTACCCGACTCCCCCGGCCCCGACGAGCTCACGACGCTGATCTACGGCGTCCCGAAGCTCGCCCGCGGGCTCGATCTCGACGACGCCCCGACCGACGAGGTCAAGGACGACCAGAAGCGGTTCTTCAAGCTGCTCTACAACCTGCTGGTCGCCGCCGACCGCGGTCCGCGGCTCCCCACGCTGTTCCTCGCGCTGGGCTCGGAGCGGGTGCGCGGGCTGCTGCGGCCGGCGGCGGCCTGA
- a CDS encoding Fic family protein, whose protein sequence is MSQEAAPGPSAVSYEERPWDADGTAMSRRARLQARGRYKAALVPPIADAVFDLPASVAAEAGDALNEITRFDAELSSRQGTYGVEFAPLAAVLLRTESASSSQIENVTAGAKALALAVIHEGAGENARLVAANVEAMRRAIDLTERLGHAEVQAIQGVLTAGQEQAQPGRYREGQVWIGGHAPTPHTASFVPPHDSRVVDAMEDLFVFGERTDLPVLVHAALAHAHFETIHPFADGNGRTGRALVHVMLRRAGATTRLTIPVSAGLLVEVDSYFAALTAYRHGDAVPIVEQFTSAAFAAVDKGRRLDLDLADIYAEWEEVVHARRHATVWRVLPHLVAQPAVNVAFVREATGVSDTAAAAAIDRLVEAGVLSPASANRRNRVWVADRVLGALDEFAARAGRRGAPR, encoded by the coding sequence GTGAGCCAGGAAGCTGCGCCGGGACCGAGTGCCGTCAGCTACGAGGAACGACCGTGGGATGCCGACGGCACGGCGATGTCGCGCCGCGCGCGACTGCAGGCCCGGGGCCGTTACAAAGCCGCGTTGGTTCCGCCGATCGCCGATGCCGTGTTCGATCTTCCGGCAAGCGTCGCGGCCGAGGCTGGGGACGCCCTCAACGAGATCACCCGGTTCGACGCCGAGCTGTCCAGCCGTCAGGGGACCTACGGGGTCGAGTTCGCTCCGCTCGCTGCCGTGCTCCTGCGCACCGAGTCGGCGTCCTCCTCCCAGATCGAGAACGTCACGGCGGGAGCGAAGGCGCTGGCCCTGGCGGTCATCCACGAGGGGGCCGGTGAGAACGCGCGTCTGGTCGCAGCGAACGTCGAGGCCATGCGCCGGGCGATCGACCTGACCGAACGACTCGGTCACGCCGAGGTCCAGGCCATCCAGGGGGTTCTCACCGCCGGGCAGGAGCAGGCGCAGCCGGGGCGCTACCGGGAGGGACAGGTGTGGATCGGAGGGCATGCCCCCACGCCGCACACCGCGTCGTTCGTGCCACCCCACGACAGCCGGGTCGTCGACGCGATGGAGGACCTGTTCGTGTTCGGCGAGCGCACGGACCTGCCCGTCCTGGTGCACGCCGCGCTCGCCCACGCCCACTTCGAGACGATTCACCCGTTCGCCGACGGCAACGGTCGCACCGGACGCGCGCTCGTGCACGTGATGCTGCGCCGGGCGGGCGCGACGACCCGCCTGACGATCCCGGTCTCGGCGGGGCTGCTGGTCGAGGTGGACTCCTACTTCGCCGCGCTGACCGCCTACCGACATGGAGACGCCGTCCCCATCGTCGAGCAGTTCACCTCGGCGGCCTTCGCCGCGGTGGACAAAGGGCGTCGGCTGGACCTCGACCTGGCTGACATCTACGCCGAGTGGGAGGAGGTCGTGCACGCCCGCCGCCACGCGACGGTCTGGCGGGTGCTGCCCCACCTGGTCGCCCAACCGGCCGTCAACGTCGCGTTCGTGAGGGAGGCGACGGGGGTGTCGGACACGGCAGCCGCGGCCGCCATCGATCGGCTCGTCGAAGCCGGCGTCCTGAGCCCTGCGTCGGCGAACCGGCGCAATCGGGTCTGGGTCGCCGACCGCGTGCTCGGGGCGCTCGACGAGTTCGCCGCCCGTGCGGGCCGCCGGGGTGCACCGCGGTAG
- a CDS encoding DUF3151 domain-containing protein has product MSHVDLMAGPPPTHLPVDPASAELTGSVEPVDVVRRHPESPLAWATLAAKAADEGLDPVTVYAYSRVGYHRSLDLLRRNGWKGHGPVPWEHEPNRGFLSALALLALSAKAIGETAEWERCSEFLRDSSPTAYDELLGGA; this is encoded by the coding sequence ATGAGCCACGTCGATCTGATGGCCGGACCCCCGCCCACCCACCTCCCCGTCGACCCCGCGAGCGCCGAGCTGACCGGCTCGGTCGAGCCCGTCGACGTCGTACGACGCCACCCCGAGTCACCGCTCGCCTGGGCGACCCTCGCGGCGAAGGCCGCCGACGAGGGACTCGACCCGGTGACCGTCTACGCCTACTCCCGGGTCGGCTACCACCGCAGCCTGGACCTGTTGCGCCGCAACGGCTGGAAGGGCCACGGCCCGGTGCCGTGGGAGCACGAGCCCAACCGCGGCTTCCTCAGCGCGCTGGCCCTGCTCGCCCTGTCGGCCAAGGCGATCGGCGAGACCGCCGAGTGGGAGCGTTGCTCGGAGTTCCTGCGCGACTCCAGCCCGACGGCGTACGACGAGCTGCTCGGCGGCGCCTGA
- a CDS encoding adenylosuccinate synthase has translation MPAIAIIGAQWGDEGKGKATDLLGSRVDHVVKFNGGNNAGHTVVIGDEKYALHLLPSGILSPNVVPVIGNGVVIDIEVLFQELDALEARGVDVSRLKVSANAHVIASYNRALDKVTERFLGSRRLGTTGRGIGPTYADKMNRVGIRVQDIFDEKILTQKVEGVLELKNQVLSKIYNRRAATVEGVVEELLEYAERLRPMVCDTGLLLNQALDRGEVVLLEGGQATLLDVDHGTYPFVTSSSATSGGACTGSGIPPSRLDRVIGIVKAYTTRVGEGPFPTELFDDFGAHLAKVGAEYGTTTGRPRRCGWYDAVIARYAARVNGVTDFVLTKLDVLTGLDQVPVCVAYDVNGVRHDEMPVNQSDFHHAKPIYEYFPGWWEDISEARTFEELPKNARDYVLAVEKMSGARISVVGVGPSRAATIVRHELV, from the coding sequence ATGCCCGCCATCGCCATCATCGGCGCCCAGTGGGGTGACGAGGGGAAGGGCAAGGCGACCGACCTGCTCGGCAGCCGCGTCGACCACGTCGTCAAGTTCAACGGCGGCAACAACGCGGGTCACACCGTCGTCATCGGCGACGAGAAGTACGCCCTGCACCTGCTGCCGAGCGGCATCCTCAGCCCGAACGTCGTGCCCGTGATCGGCAACGGCGTCGTGATCGACATCGAGGTGCTGTTCCAGGAGCTCGACGCGCTGGAGGCCCGCGGCGTCGACGTCAGCCGCCTCAAGGTCAGCGCGAACGCCCACGTGATCGCCAGCTACAACCGGGCGCTCGACAAGGTCACCGAGCGGTTCCTCGGGAGCCGTCGCCTCGGCACGACCGGTCGCGGCATCGGCCCGACGTACGCCGACAAGATGAACCGGGTCGGCATCCGGGTCCAGGACATCTTCGACGAGAAGATCCTCACCCAGAAGGTCGAGGGCGTCCTGGAGCTGAAGAACCAGGTCCTCTCCAAGATCTACAACCGCCGCGCGGCGACCGTCGAGGGCGTCGTCGAGGAGCTGCTGGAGTACGCCGAGCGCCTGCGCCCGATGGTCTGCGACACCGGTCTGCTGCTCAACCAGGCCCTCGACCGCGGCGAGGTCGTGCTCCTCGAGGGCGGCCAGGCCACGCTGCTCGACGTCGACCACGGCACCTACCCGTTCGTGACCTCCTCCTCGGCCACCTCCGGTGGCGCGTGCACGGGCTCGGGGATCCCGCCGTCGCGCCTGGACCGGGTCATCGGCATCGTCAAGGCCTACACGACCCGCGTCGGCGAGGGCCCGTTCCCGACCGAGCTGTTCGACGACTTCGGTGCGCACCTCGCCAAGGTCGGTGCGGAGTACGGCACCACGACCGGTCGTCCGCGCCGCTGCGGCTGGTACGACGCCGTCATTGCCCGCTACGCCGCCCGCGTCAACGGGGTCACCGACTTCGTGCTCACCAAGCTCGACGTGCTCACCGGCCTGGACCAGGTGCCGGTCTGCGTGGCGTACGACGTCAACGGCGTGCGCCACGACGAGATGCCGGTCAACCAGTCCGACTTCCACCACGCGAAGCCGATCTACGAGTACTTCCCCGGCTGGTGGGAGGACATCAGCGAGGCGCGCACCTTCGAGGAGCTCCCGAAGAACGCCCGGGACTACGTGCTGGCCGTCGAGAAGATGTCCGGAGCCCGGATCTCGGTCGTCGGCGTCGGGCCCTCGCGGGCCGCGACCATCGTGCGCCACGAGCTGGTCTGA
- a CDS encoding TrmH family RNA methyltransferase produces the protein MPHGPAEVGVGPWEGVRPTGPGSEVYDEQLLAEGDRRNVVDRYRYWSLEAIVADLDTRRHGFHVAIENWQHDFNIGTIVRSANAFLAAEVHIVGNRRWNRRGAMVTDRYQHVRHHPDVPALAAYLAGLPGGPVRLLGIDNLPGSEHLETMELPERVCFLFGQEGPGLSPGAREACDGTFSIAQFGSTRSINASAAAAIAMHAWVRAHADLGGGSAWRG, from the coding sequence ATGCCGCACGGCCCGGCCGAGGTCGGGGTGGGCCCCTGGGAGGGTGTCCGGCCCACCGGTCCCGGCTCCGAGGTGTACGACGAGCAGCTGCTGGCCGAGGGCGACCGGCGCAACGTGGTGGACCGCTACCGCTACTGGAGCCTCGAGGCGATCGTCGCGGATCTCGACACCCGGCGACACGGGTTCCACGTCGCCATCGAGAACTGGCAGCACGACTTCAACATCGGCACGATCGTGCGCTCGGCGAACGCGTTCCTCGCGGCCGAGGTGCACATCGTCGGCAACCGCCGGTGGAACCGTCGCGGCGCGATGGTGACCGACCGCTACCAGCACGTGCGGCACCACCCGGACGTGCCGGCGCTCGCGGCGTACCTCGCCGGGCTGCCCGGGGGCCCGGTGCGGCTGCTCGGCATCGACAACCTGCCGGGCTCGGAGCACCTGGAGACGATGGAGCTGCCGGAGCGGGTGTGCTTCCTGTTCGGCCAGGAGGGCCCCGGTCTCTCGCCCGGCGCGCGCGAGGCGTGCGACGGCACCTTCTCGATCGCGCAGTTCGGCTCGACCCGCTCGATCAACGCCTCGGCGGCCGCCGCGATCGCCATGCACGCCTGGGTCCGCGCGCACGCCGACCTGGGCGGCGGGTCGGCCTGGCGCGGCTGA
- the fbaA gene encoding class II fructose-bisphosphate aldolase, whose translation MPIATPEKYAEMLDAAKGNAYAFPAINVSSSQTLNAALKGFADAGSDGIIQVSTGGAEYLSGPSIKNMVAGSVAFAAYAAEVAKNYPVNIALHTDHCPKDKLDGFVRPLLAISAERVARGEAPLFQSHMWDGSAVPLEENLVIAEDLLERCIKAKIILEIEVGVVGGEEDGVAHEINDKLYSTPADAIATAKALGYGDRGYYMTALTFGNVHGVYKPGNVKLRPEVLMEAQEAVVGEFGLEAGSKPFHLVFHGGSGSTPEEIAAAVDYGVVKMNVDTDTQYAFTRPVAEHMLRNYDGVLKVDGEVGNKKQYDPRAWGKAAEAGMAARIVEACENLRSAGKSLG comes from the coding sequence ATGCCCATCGCCACCCCCGAGAAGTACGCCGAGATGCTCGACGCCGCGAAGGGCAACGCCTACGCGTTCCCCGCGATCAACGTCTCGTCGTCGCAGACCCTGAACGCGGCGCTGAAGGGCTTCGCGGACGCGGGCTCCGACGGCATCATCCAGGTCTCGACCGGCGGTGCGGAGTACCTCTCCGGCCCGTCGATCAAGAACATGGTCGCCGGCTCGGTGGCGTTCGCGGCGTACGCCGCCGAGGTCGCGAAGAACTACCCCGTCAACATCGCGCTGCACACCGACCACTGCCCGAAGGACAAGCTCGACGGCTTCGTCCGCCCGCTGCTCGCGATCTCCGCCGAGCGGGTGGCCCGGGGCGAGGCGCCGCTGTTCCAGTCGCACATGTGGGACGGCTCGGCCGTGCCGCTGGAGGAGAACCTCGTCATCGCCGAGGACCTCCTCGAGCGCTGCATCAAGGCCAAGATCATCCTCGAGATCGAGGTCGGTGTCGTCGGCGGCGAGGAGGACGGCGTCGCCCACGAGATCAACGACAAGCTCTACTCGACCCCGGCCGATGCGATCGCGACGGCCAAGGCGCTGGGGTACGGCGACCGCGGCTACTACATGACCGCGCTGACCTTCGGCAACGTGCACGGCGTCTACAAGCCGGGCAACGTCAAGCTCCGCCCGGAGGTGCTGATGGAGGCCCAGGAGGCCGTCGTCGGCGAGTTCGGGCTCGAGGCCGGCAGCAAGCCGTTCCACCTGGTCTTCCACGGCGGCTCGGGCTCCACGCCCGAGGAGATCGCCGCGGCGGTCGACTACGGAGTCGTGAAGATGAACGTCGACACCGACACCCAGTACGCCTTCACCCGCCCGGTCGCCGAGCACATGCTCCGCAACTACGACGGCGTGCTGAAGGTCGACGGCGAGGTCGGCAACAAGAAGCAGTACGACCCGCGCGCCTGGGGCAAGGCCGCCGAGGCCGGCATGGCGGCCCGGATCGTCGAGGCCTGCGAGAACCTGCGCTCCGCCGGCAAGTCCCTGGGCTGA
- a CDS encoding LuxR C-terminal-related transcriptional regulator, translated as MARQSATLMTALGFPRAVDRLYHRVLAQSGRELVSVASSLLLTAEELETQLGPLLEHGIARIEESRLFVANPVEAVGRMLSETAASAARAHAQLDAVAASIPFLTAPAAGPGPGDVSEVLPIDGEISSGGRPVALLSALIGASKGELMWLRPDQFHRPREDAMADVVRKAVAQGRRSRAIYPVRALTDARETLAHRAEVGEELRVLPELPTRMFVIGTTHAILPEPLGFTDEPRTLIRQRGLVDALTLWFESMWDRATPVVGLDHPVARPDLRRFLLQQLASGAQDEQIARRLGVSLRTVRRRVADILTELGADSRFQAGVEAARRGWI; from the coding sequence ATGGCCCGCCAGTCCGCCACCCTGATGACCGCACTCGGATTCCCGCGCGCGGTCGACCGGCTCTACCACCGGGTGCTCGCCCAGTCCGGGCGCGAGCTCGTCTCGGTGGCGAGCTCGCTGCTGCTGACGGCCGAGGAGCTCGAGACCCAGCTCGGGCCGCTGCTGGAGCACGGCATCGCGCGGATCGAGGAGTCGCGGCTCTTCGTGGCGAACCCGGTCGAGGCCGTGGGCCGGATGCTGAGCGAGACGGCCGCCTCTGCCGCGCGGGCCCATGCCCAGCTCGACGCGGTGGCCGCCTCGATCCCGTTCCTGACCGCCCCGGCCGCGGGGCCCGGGCCGGGTGACGTCTCCGAGGTCCTGCCCATCGACGGGGAGATCAGCTCGGGCGGCCGGCCGGTCGCGCTGCTGAGCGCCCTCATCGGGGCCAGCAAGGGCGAGCTGATGTGGCTGCGACCCGACCAGTTCCACAGGCCCCGCGAGGACGCGATGGCCGACGTCGTACGCAAGGCGGTCGCGCAGGGCCGCCGCTCCCGGGCCATCTACCCGGTCCGGGCGCTGACCGACGCCCGCGAGACGCTCGCGCACCGGGCCGAGGTGGGCGAGGAGCTGCGGGTGCTGCCGGAGCTGCCGACCCGGATGTTCGTCATCGGTACGACGCACGCGATCCTCCCCGAGCCGCTCGGCTTCACCGACGAGCCGCGCACCCTGATCCGGCAGCGCGGGCTGGTCGACGCGCTGACCCTGTGGTTCGAGTCGATGTGGGACCGCGCCACGCCCGTCGTGGGGCTGGACCACCCCGTCGCCCGGCCCGACCTGCGGCGCTTCCTGCTGCAGCAGCTTGCCAGCGGCGCCCAGGACGAGCAGATCGCGCGGCGGCTCGGGGTCAGCCTGCGAACGGTCCGCCGCCGGGTCGCCGACATCCTCACCGAGCTCGGCGCCGACAGCCGCTTCCAGGCCGGGGTCGAGGCGGCTCGGCGCGGGTGGATCTAG
- a CDS encoding diacylglycerol kinase family protein produces the protein MDPLLVITNNGAGPSDEEPLERALAVLREQASVEVVGTSNPGELDGALTRAGSRRIVVAGGDGSFHAVVAALYRRNDLAGSVLGLLPLGTGNDFARGTGIPLDVEDAAKVVLEGRVAPMDLIVDEVGEIVVNSVHAGAGAQASRRGARWKTRLHAVGVGKANLGKLGYPIGAALAALEPPYVRVRVEVDGQVVCDFDQPVLMVAVGNGSSVGGGTELTPDADPSDGRVDVMISRAIGPLARFGYVAQLVRGTHGNRDDVIELRGSTVSIRGEEFWCSADGEIYGPERSRTWRVEPAAYSMILPT, from the coding sequence GTGGACCCCCTCCTCGTCATCACCAACAACGGCGCCGGCCCATCCGACGAGGAGCCGCTGGAGCGCGCGCTGGCCGTGCTGCGCGAGCAGGCCTCGGTCGAGGTGGTCGGCACGTCGAACCCCGGCGAGCTCGACGGGGCGCTGACCCGGGCGGGGTCGCGCCGGATCGTGGTCGCCGGCGGGGACGGGAGCTTCCACGCGGTGGTGGCGGCGCTCTACCGGCGCAACGACCTGGCCGGCAGCGTGCTGGGCTTGCTGCCGCTGGGCACCGGCAACGACTTCGCCCGCGGCACCGGGATCCCGCTGGACGTCGAGGACGCCGCCAAGGTCGTGCTCGAGGGCCGGGTCGCGCCGATGGACCTGATCGTCGACGAGGTCGGCGAGATCGTCGTCAACAGCGTGCACGCCGGCGCAGGCGCCCAGGCCAGCCGCCGCGGGGCACGCTGGAAGACCCGCCTGCACGCCGTCGGGGTCGGCAAGGCCAACCTCGGCAAGCTCGGCTACCCCATCGGGGCGGCGCTGGCCGCCCTCGAGCCGCCGTACGTGCGGGTCCGGGTCGAGGTCGACGGCCAGGTCGTGTGCGACTTCGACCAGCCGGTGCTGATGGTCGCCGTCGGCAACGGCTCCTCCGTCGGGGGCGGCACCGAGCTCACCCCGGACGCCGACCCGAGCGACGGCCGGGTCGACGTGATGATCTCGCGCGCGATCGGCCCGCTGGCGCGGTTCGGGTACGTCGCCCAGCTGGTCCGCGGGACGCACGGGAACCGCGACGACGTGATCGAGCTGCGCGGGTCGACGGTCTCGATCCGCGGCGAGGAGTTCTGGTGCAGCGCCGACGGGGAGATCTACGGCCCGGAACGCTCCCGCACCTGGCGGGTCGAGCCCGCGGCGTACTCGATGATCCTGCCCACCTGA
- a CDS encoding VTT domain-containing protein, translating into MIAGLDLTPLLFGIKWLDPEWLQHEYGGYFIWISLAIVFVECGLFFPFLPGDTLLFALGLFIAGGQIHLLGIEHEIVELVIAIALLSLAAFLGNVAGYEIGRKIGPPLYERDGRLLKKKYLDQTSAFFDKHGSKALVGGRFVPFVRTYITVVAGITLMDRRRFFFWSAIGALLWVTSITLLGFFLGAAFPAIGENIDYVTLAILAFTVVPLAYEWVRHRRTSGPRGDDNDGDGRPDVDIAGFDNTGAHGG; encoded by the coding sequence GTGATCGCCGGCCTCGACCTGACCCCACTCCTGTTCGGGATCAAGTGGCTGGACCCGGAGTGGCTGCAACACGAGTACGGCGGCTACTTCATCTGGATCAGTCTGGCGATCGTCTTCGTCGAGTGCGGGCTGTTCTTCCCGTTCCTGCCCGGCGACACGCTGCTGTTCGCCCTCGGCCTGTTCATCGCCGGCGGGCAGATCCACCTGCTCGGGATCGAGCACGAGATCGTCGAGCTGGTCATCGCGATCGCGCTGCTCAGCCTGGCGGCGTTCCTCGGCAACGTCGCGGGCTACGAGATCGGGCGCAAGATCGGCCCGCCGCTCTACGAGCGCGACGGGCGGCTGCTGAAGAAGAAGTACCTCGACCAGACGTCGGCCTTCTTCGACAAGCACGGCAGCAAGGCCCTGGTCGGTGGCCGGTTCGTGCCCTTCGTCCGCACCTACATCACGGTCGTCGCGGGCATCACCCTGATGGACCGTCGCCGCTTCTTCTTCTGGAGCGCCATCGGGGCTCTGCTGTGGGTCACCAGCATCACCCTGCTGGGCTTCTTCCTCGGCGCCGCGTTCCCCGCCATCGGCGAGAACATCGACTACGTCACCCTGGCGATCCTCGCGTTCACCGTCGTCCCGCTCGCTTACGAGTGGGTGCGGCACCGTCGTACGTCCGGCCCGCGCGGCGACGACAACGACGGCGACGGCCGCCCGGACGTGGACATCGCCGGGTTCGACAACACCGGGGCCCACGGAGGCTGA
- a CDS encoding DHA2 family efflux MFS transporter permease subunit encodes MTRPAAPTTVPATEEKDPWPALFALCLGFFMILVDSTIVSVATPAIIADLDADVNSVVWVTSAYLLAYAVPVLITGRLGDRFGPKRLYLIGLTVFTLASLWCGLTGSIEGLVLARVVQGLGAAMMTPQTMAIITRIFPAQRRGKAMSLWGATAGVATLVGPILGGVLVDGLGWEWIFFINVPVGIVGFALAWRLVPTLPTNQHRFDWLGVALSGVGMFLLVFGIQEGHELDWSTAVIAMIVGGVVVLGAFVLWQARNTREPLVPLELFRDRNFSLANVAISVMGFAITSMAIPLMLWAQVVRGLSPTRAALLLVPMAIMTIALAKPVGVLTDRVHPRAITGVGFALLVGATTGIAAVMASGAATWWLVLPMVVFGIGNASVWAPNSATATRNLPLHQAGAGSGVYNATRQVGAVIGSAAIAVLIDARLAAEGLPSFSGATEGASGGALPAAALDPFADAMAASVLLPAAVLVIGLVAVLFFERPDHAGFGAAARPAPQTAAELPD; translated from the coding sequence GTGACCCGTCCCGCTGCCCCGACGACCGTCCCCGCCACGGAGGAGAAGGACCCCTGGCCGGCACTGTTCGCGCTCTGCCTCGGCTTCTTCATGATCCTGGTCGACTCGACCATCGTGTCGGTCGCGACCCCGGCGATCATCGCCGACCTCGACGCCGACGTGAACTCCGTCGTCTGGGTGACCAGCGCCTACCTGCTGGCGTACGCCGTGCCGGTGCTGATCACGGGCCGGCTCGGTGACCGGTTCGGGCCGAAGCGGCTCTACCTCATCGGCCTGACCGTCTTCACGCTGGCGTCGCTGTGGTGCGGACTCACCGGCTCCATCGAGGGACTGGTCCTCGCACGGGTCGTGCAGGGCCTCGGTGCCGCGATGATGACGCCGCAGACGATGGCGATCATCACCCGCATCTTCCCGGCGCAGCGCCGGGGCAAGGCGATGTCGCTGTGGGGTGCGACGGCCGGGGTCGCGACGCTGGTCGGCCCGATCCTCGGCGGCGTGCTGGTCGACGGCCTCGGCTGGGAGTGGATCTTCTTCATCAACGTCCCGGTCGGGATCGTCGGGTTCGCGCTGGCCTGGCGGCTGGTGCCGACGCTCCCGACCAACCAGCACCGCTTCGACTGGCTCGGCGTGGCCCTGAGCGGGGTCGGCATGTTCCTGCTGGTCTTCGGCATCCAGGAGGGCCACGAGCTCGACTGGAGCACCGCGGTGATCGCGATGATCGTCGGGGGCGTCGTGGTGCTCGGCGCCTTCGTCCTCTGGCAGGCGCGCAACACCCGGGAGCCGCTGGTGCCGCTGGAGCTGTTCCGCGACCGCAACTTCTCGCTCGCCAACGTCGCGATCTCGGTGATGGGCTTCGCCATCACCAGCATGGCGATCCCGCTGATGCTCTGGGCCCAGGTGGTGCGCGGGCTCAGCCCCACCCGGGCCGCCCTGCTGCTGGTGCCGATGGCGATCATGACGATCGCGCTCGCCAAGCCCGTCGGGGTGCTGACCGACCGGGTCCACCCGCGGGCGATCACCGGCGTCGGCTTCGCGCTGCTGGTGGGCGCCACCACGGGCATCGCCGCGGTGATGGCGTCGGGCGCCGCCACCTGGTGGCTGGTGCTGCCGATGGTCGTCTTCGGCATCGGCAACGCCTCGGTCTGGGCGCCCAACTCCGCCACCGCCACCCGCAACCTGCCCCTCCACCAGGCCGGCGCCGGGTCGGGGGTCTACAACGCGACCCGCCAGGTCGGCGCCGTCATCGGCTCCGCCGCGATCGCGGTGCTGATCGACGCCCGACTGGCGGCGGAGGGCCTGCCGTCGTTCTCCGGCGCCACCGAGGGCGCCTCCGGCGGCGCACTGCCCGCGGCCGCGCTCGACCCGTTCGCCGACGCGATGGCCGCGTCGGTGCTGCTGCCGGCCGCGGTGCTCGTCATCGGCCTGGTCGCCGTGCTGTTCTTCGAGCGCCCCGACCACGCCGGATTCGGGGCTGCGGCGCGCCCCGCCCCGCAAACGGCCGCCGAGCTGCCCGACTGA